From the genome of Sesamum indicum cultivar Zhongzhi No. 13 unplaced genomic scaffold, S_indicum_v1.0 scaffold00271, whole genome shotgun sequence, one region includes:
- the LOC105180007 gene encoding uncharacterized protein LOC105180007 has translation MPKWKWFTDYGSSGNRVWIAWDDNFVDVDVVECGTQFIHCHVTIRAPHALIAVTVVYGANEVADRRALWGTLETKATQCVDIPWLVGGDFNAVRDLSEVCGTSGDIQIAMDDFNACIENAGLLPLPMQGEWFTWHNHSATPRNLWKRLDRMMINDRWMARFPSASYSTLTPRTSDHSPMVLNGDRQQRFGGMFRFDNYLAHSPKFIASVQTIWQHNIIGTPMYSVTWKLKALKSVFREQRRNKGGPISQCATG, from the coding sequence ATGCCtaaatggaaatggtttacGGATTATGGATCATCGGGTAATCGAGTTTGGATTGCCTGGGACgataattttgttgatgtagatgtggttgaatgtggtACTCAATTTATCCACTGCCATGTTACTATTCGTGCACCTCATGCGTTGATTGCTGTCACTGTTGTTTATGGAGCTAATGAAGTGGCTGATAGAAGGGCGCTTTGGGGAACCCTGGAGACTAAGGCTACCCAATGTGTCGACATCCCATGGTTGGttggaggggattttaatgcagtGCGAGATCTAAGTGAAGTGTGTGGCACTTCCGGAGATATTCAGATAGCTATGGACGATTTTAATGCTTGTATTGAGAATGCAGGATTACTCCCACTACCCATGCAGGGTGAATGGTTCACGTGGCATAACCACAGCGCGACACCACGGAACCTGTGGAAAAGACTGGACCGTATGATgataaatgatagatggatggctcgGTTCCCGAGTGCAAGTTATTCTACCCTCACCCCACGCACCTCAGACCACTCACCGATGGTGCTTAATGGGGATAGACAACAGCGatttggaggtatgttccgattcgataattacctcGCCCATTCACCTAAGTTTATTGCCAGTGTGCAGACTATATGGCAGCACAACATTATTGGAACACCTATGTATTCTGTAACATGGAAGCTCAAAGCACTGAAATCGGTCTTTCGAGAAcaaaggaggaataagggaGGACCTATCTCACAATGTGCAACTGGCTAA